A single region of the Vicia villosa cultivar HV-30 ecotype Madison, WI linkage group LG4, Vvil1.0, whole genome shotgun sequence genome encodes:
- the LOC131599186 gene encoding cytochrome b6-f complex iron-sulfur subunit, chloroplastic-like, translated as MLCHLTDFSGVHRKDLCAMNPLGMLNLRLLMQGPLLLLGALSLPTAGMLVPYGSFLVPPGLVSSTGGTVAKDAIGNDVVASEWLKVHGLGDRTLTQGLKGDPTYLVVEKDRTLATFAINAVCTHLGCVVPFNHAENKFICPCHRSQYNDQGRVVRGSAPLSLALAHYDIGVDDGKVVFVPWVETDFQWLEQL; from the exons ATGTTATGTCATTTAACAGATTTCAGTGGGGTGCACAGGAAGGACCTTTGTGCGATGAACCCATTAGGAATGTTAAATTTAAGATTGTTGATGCAAGGACCTTTGCTTCTTCTTGGTGCTCTTTCACTTCCTACTGCTGGAATGCTTGTTCCATATGGTTCCTTCCTTGTACCTCCAGG cttagtttcttcaactggtGGTACCGTTGCCAAGGATGCCATTGGCAATGATGTAGTTGCATCAGAATGGCTCAAGGTTCATGGACTTGGTGACCGTACTCTTACACAAGGATTAAAG GGTGATCCTACCTACCTTGTGGTAGAGAAAGATAGAACACTTGCAACATTTGCAATTAACGCCGTATGCACTCACCTCGGGTGTGTCGTACCTTTTAATCACGCTGAGAACAAGTTCATCTGCCCCTGCCATAGATCTCAGTACAATGACCAAGGAAGAGTTGTGAGAGGATCTGCACCTTTG TCTCTGGCATTAGCACATTATGATATTGGTGTGGATGATGGGAAGGTTGTGTTTGTTCCTTGGGTTGAAACAGATTTCCAATGGTTGGAGCAGCTCTAA